The proteins below are encoded in one region of Nitrospira sp.:
- the pstS gene encoding phosphate-binding protein, protein MATMPRYFTTVVLGLTFASVGTFSSDSLAERANHTEKPSTAPIGDFQPNPKLEGRLSIGGSDTMQPLLRKLASDFTLRHPKIIISVEGTGSSAGIREFLMGISLQRRGDKARSKGHAGATQVQALASSRELTDKEISNFVSRYGYEPTPIAIAMDAIAIYVHKDNPVENLSLEQLAGIFGDGATSQNIEKWGQAGVQIMANEPINLYGRNSGSGTYDIFIDAVLRGGSFKPSITETPGSASEVLSIGQDPLAIGYAGVGFKTSDVRVVPLRDAAGTAQTPGLETVTTERYPLSRTLWLYANQDPKSAWDPELLEFLKYVNSPRGQAIVSASHLYPLPESVVAKNHSRLNGTSMAAAASRP, encoded by the coding sequence ATGGCAACCATGCCACGGTACTTCACGACAGTCGTTCTCGGGCTTACCTTTGCGTCGGTCGGCACATTCTCTTCAGACTCCTTGGCTGAGCGTGCGAACCATACGGAAAAGCCGTCGACGGCACCAATCGGTGACTTTCAGCCCAATCCCAAGCTAGAAGGTCGTCTGTCGATCGGCGGCTCCGATACCATGCAGCCACTACTCAGGAAGCTGGCAAGCGATTTTACCCTCCGTCATCCCAAGATTATTATCTCGGTCGAGGGCACTGGATCGTCAGCCGGAATCCGCGAATTTCTCATGGGCATCTCCCTCCAGCGGAGGGGCGACAAGGCCCGATCGAAAGGACACGCAGGAGCTACGCAGGTCCAGGCTCTCGCTTCCTCTCGCGAACTGACAGATAAGGAGATAAGCAATTTCGTCTCGCGGTATGGATATGAACCGACCCCGATTGCAATCGCGATGGACGCGATCGCGATCTACGTGCACAAGGACAACCCGGTCGAAAATCTCTCGCTTGAACAATTAGCGGGTATCTTCGGCGATGGCGCGACATCTCAAAACATCGAAAAATGGGGCCAAGCCGGTGTGCAGATCATGGCCAATGAGCCAATCAACCTCTACGGACGGAACAGTGGGTCAGGGACCTATGATATCTTTATCGATGCGGTGCTTCGGGGAGGCTCCTTCAAACCCTCAATCACCGAAACCCCAGGATCGGCCAGCGAGGTTTTATCAATCGGGCAAGATCCGCTCGCAATCGGATATGCCGGTGTCGGATTCAAAACATCCGATGTCCGAGTGGTTCCGTTGCGAGACGCGGCCGGGACAGCCCAGACCCCAGGCTTAGAGACAGTAACCACCGAGCGTTATCCGCTGAGCCGGACTCTCTGGCTGTATGCGAATCAGGATCCAAAATCGGCCTGGGATCCAGAATTGCTGGAGTTCCTGAAGTATGTGAACAGCCCGCGCGGCCAGGCGATCGTGAGCGCCTCGCACCTCTATCCGCTGCCTGAATCGGTAGTGGCAAAGAACCATTCACGTCTCAATGGGACGTCAATGGCGGCTGCGGCTTCGCGTCCATAA